From Anopheles maculipalpis chromosome X, idAnoMacuDA_375_x, whole genome shotgun sequence:
TTGCCCCGCTGCTGGAACTTCTTCTGCAGGCAGCTGGTGGTGAACGCATGAAACTCAGCACTGAACTCTTCCGAGTCCGGTGCGGCCGACTTTGGTAATCGCGGTGGATCGTCATTCACGACCTGTTTAAGCTGCTCGAATGGTGTCCGCCAAGTCGCGTAGGGGAATCGGCCGGTCGCGATCTCCACCATCGTGATGCCGAGCGACCAAACGTCCGACTTGATGTCGTAGCCTGCCGTTCGACTACACGAGCTCGGATCGATACGTTCCGGCGCCATGTACGGTTTGCATCCCGCATCAATCGTTTTGGCTACCGAATCCACCAGATAACCTACCTCCGTCAAccaaacacaaagcaaacgGATCGTTAGCTGGACAAAAAGGGGGAAGTGTGTCACCGCTGCCGCAGTGGCCTGACTTACCGGAAATGCCGAAATCGCACATCTTTACCTCACCCCGCCGATTCATCAGCACGTTTGAGGGCTTCACGTCCCGGTGGATGACGCGTAGCTCGGTGTGCAGGTAGTGCAGGGCGCGCACTATCGCCAGCGCAATCCGGCTCAGTATGCGTTCCGGGATGGTGCGCCCGGGACGTTTGTACACCACCGGGTAGAACTTGTCCACACTGGTATCCATCACCTCCATACAGATCCACACGTCGCCCTCTCGGAACAGTGCACCGTAAAACTGCACCGTATGCCGACAGTCGCTCGCCCGCATCGACACGTCCAGATCCATCAGCAGCCGCTTCTGCTCCTGCGACTGCACACCACCCCCCAGCCCGCCTCCCGCACCCATACCGCTCGTAACGGTAATGCGCTTCACGGCCATTACCGTGCCTGAAGGTTGATGCAGCATCTTCTCCACAATGCCATACGCGCCACGGCCCAGGTCGGCCAGCTTGCGCAGGTGATCCGCCTCGACGACAAACGATCGTTCGCCCACCGTCAGAGTACCGCGCTTGTCCAGGTTGCGCGGTGTTGCACCCTCGGCACTGTCCGGCACGGTACTACCACCACCGGAGTCACCGTCCAGCTTTAGCTTGATaatcggtttgtttttccgcGGCATCTTGCGTTCGGGTGAGGAGTAGCGCGGTGATACAACGATACTCAGCAGCAGCCGACCAGTAACCGACCGACAACAGAAAAACCTTGCGTGCTTCTAGTTTGATAAAAGTTGCAAACCGTATCGAAGCTGTCACTGCAGCAAGTAGCGAATCTGTCACCTGTGGTCACAATCGGCTGTTTGACAGCATCGCACTATATGACCGTTCACGGCACGATACGGCTACAGTGTACGCACTcgagaaattggaaaatattctcCGCGAACCGGAATCGAACTGCGCTGAATGATTTTTGACAGAATTCCCTGAATATGACtgggtgttttatttaataaatgccACTGTAaatgattgtgtttgtgtacatgCTACGCGATTTGACAGCTACGATGTGTCATTTGGAATATTTGATAAGACCGTTGACTATGCGTTGCTGCATGCGGTGGAAAATAACACGAAAGTcggtcaaacaaacaaacaaacaaatgtcgTTATGCATCAAAACTGTTAATAAAAGAAACGAGGCTTTATTAGTGAGATATATAGATAACttaagtcagtcctcacgcGTGGGATTTGAACTGTTGTTTGTAGACTGACAGTTCAGGGGGATGTTTGGAGCAAACATTCTTGGAGAAGCCGGCGGGACCCGAAGACCCGAAGACTCGAACACTCTTAACCATATACATCGCTTCATCTACTGGTTGTACTCGTTGCAACTGGAACTCGTTGAACTGACGGGTAGAACTCGATTCCTATAGGAACGAACCTAGTTCCAAAACGATCCGTAAAAAAGAGTCGTATGACCCACCACTAATCAATACACACTCCTAAATCGCTTAAGACGCTTAAACTCACCCCTATAAACCGTTCAAAGGAgtagtttttggtttgttttcttctccctgCTGACTCTGGACTTACTGCAGCTTTTGGTTCACATTAAAAGTTCGGTTTTACCAAAGCTGACCCATATTTCGGTGATCAGTACGTGTGTGGCGTATGCAATCGTACACCTATCGAATGCATCTTGATTGCGAGAAGGTTTTAGCTGACCCCCGTGACTGCGGGCGTCCCGTTCGGTGAGCGGCGTGGTGTCGCTTCAATCGcattgaaatcttttttttattttctacgaTCGTAAATAGGCAACAGCAGCCTCCCTTCTTGTTAACCGCTGACGTGCTTTCCCAGTTTTTATGCAACCCTCCTTCCTTCGATCTCGACCGTGCAATGTATCAATGTGCTTCTCTTTCTCGCGTACGTTCCGGGGTGCAGCCTGACTGAGCGCAGTAAGTAAGTAAGGGTAGTAAGGGTAACCGCGCTTTTGAATGGTGCATCAGCATCACACGTCTGCCTGAACACCCAAAACCATCGTGTGCGAGCGAACGAGAAGGGAGAGCAAACGGAATATAccgttggtgttgttggtgcggGCCACCCTCCTCCGTGGTTGGTGTTGTGCTGTTAGTGTTTGGTCATGCTACTTCAATCCGGCCCGCGCTGTGCGTTCAAGTGAAAGCTCTCCCGTACTCCGTTGACTAAACACATCTTTCACCTGAACGCGTCGTCGTTCAATAGTGTGAATGTCCTTCGCGATTGTGAATGGCTGATCGCTCTCGATTCACTGCAGCAAATTCAACTGTTGCAGATTCGTCGTGCATTAATGGTGCGTGTGAAACAACGATGGTTGGAGGTAGCTGGTAATCGTAACGGTACCAATACACGGTGAACAGCTGAGCGGCTAAGAAGGCACGAATAATCGAAATTTCGTGGACAAACtctgtgatttattttgctgttt
This genomic window contains:
- the LOC126564468 gene encoding dual specificity mitogen-activated protein kinase kinase 6 — its product is MPRKNKPIIKLKLDGDSGGGSTVPDSAEGATPRNLDKRGTLTVGERSFVVEADHLRKLADLGRGAYGIVEKMLHQPSGTVMAVKRITVTSGMGAGGGLGGGVQSQEQKRLLMDLDVSMRASDCRHTVQFYGALFREGDVWICMEVMDTSVDKFYPVVYKRPGRTIPERILSRIALAIVRALHYLHTELRVIHRDVKPSNVLMNRRGEVKMCDFGISGYLVDSVAKTIDAGCKPYMAPERIDPSSCSRTAGYDIKSDVWSLGITMVEIATGRFPYATWRTPFEQLKQVVNDDPPRLPKSAAPDSEEFSAEFHAFTTSCLQKKFQQRGNYEQLLAMEFLQRYGPGDEHASTSDMAEYVCAILDERDGVTAASDARSELVVD